In Electrophorus electricus isolate fEleEle1 chromosome 12, fEleEle1.pri, whole genome shotgun sequence, a single window of DNA contains:
- the gm2a gene encoding ganglioside GM2 activator: MSSSKLLVSLWTVLCFLMQATCNVQIRRPLTIVKLVGFSWENCGKPGDPSVMKTLDLSPDPIPIPGNLQASASGTTSVALVSPLSVNVTLEKEVAGIWVKVPCLEEIGSCHYPDACDILNQLIPPGQDCPEPLHTYGLPCHCPFKAGDYSLPQSDFYLPQIDLPFWLTNGQYRVQGVLGSMDKELGCLKVSLSVHSL, from the exons ATGAGTTCTAGCAAGTTATTGGTTTCTTTATGGActgtactttgttttttaatgcaagCCACATGTAACGTGCAAATCAGGAGACCACTAACAATAGTCAAG CTTGTGGGGTTTTCTTGGGAGAACTGCGGAAAACCTGGAGATCCATCTGTTATGAAGACTCTTGATTTGTCTCCAGATCCCATTCCTATTCCAGGAAATCTGCAAGCGTCTGCGTCGGGCACAACATCCGTGGCGCTAGTCTCACCTCTTTCT GTGAATGTCACGCTGGAGAAAGAGGTGGCTGGTATCTGGGTCAAGGTGCCATGTCTAGAGGAGATAGGGAGCTGCCACTATCCAGATGCCTGTGATATACTGAACCAGCTCATTCCTCCAGGCCAGGACTGCCCCGAGCCCCTGCACACATATGGCCTTCCCTGCCACTGCCCCTTCAAAGCA ggtgACTACTCTCTGCCTCAGTCTGATTTCTACTTGCCCCAAATAGACCTGCCGTTCTGGCTGACCAATGGCCAGTACAGAGTGCAAGGGGTTTTGGGAAGTATGGACAAAGAGCTGGGCTGTCTTAAAGTTAGCCTCTCAGTACACTCACTGTAA